Proteins encoded within one genomic window of Pongo pygmaeus isolate AG05252 chromosome 18, NHGRI_mPonPyg2-v2.0_pri, whole genome shotgun sequence:
- the CHST6 gene encoding carbohydrate sulfotransferase 6, whose product MWLPRVSSTAVTALLLAQTFLLLFLVSRPGPSSPAGSEERVHVLVLSSWRSGSSFVGQLFNQHPDVFYLMEPAWHVWTTLSQGSAATLHMAVRDLVRSVFLCDMDVFEAYLPWRRNLSDLFQWAVSRALCSPPACSAFPRDAISSEAVCKPLCARQPFSLAREACSSYSHVVLKEVRFFNLQVLYPLLRDPALNLRIVHLVRDPRAVLRSREQTAKALARDNGIVLGTNGTWVEADPGLRVVREVCRSHVRIAEAATLKPPPFLRGRYRLVRFEDLAREPLAEIRALYAFTGLSLTPQLEAWIHNITHGSGPGARREAFKTSSRNALNVSQAWRHALPFAKIRRVQELCAGALQLLGYRPVYSEDEQRNLALDLLLPRGLNGFTWASSTASHPRH is encoded by the coding sequence ATGTGGCTGCCGCGCGTCTCCAGCACAGCAGTGACCGCGCTCCTCCTGGCGCagaccttcctcctcctctttctggtTTCCCGGCCAGGGCCCTCGTCCCCAGCAGGCAGCGAGGAGCGCGTGCATGTGCTGGTGCTGTCCTCGTGGCGCTCGGGCTCGTCCTTCGTGGGCCAACTCTTCAACCAGCACCCTGACGTCTTCTACCTAATGGAGCCCGCGTGGCACGTGTGGACCACCCTGTCGCAGGGCAGCGCTGCAACGCTGCACATGGCCGTGCGCGACCTGGTGCGCTCCGTCTTCCTGTGCGACATGGACGTGTTTGAAGCCTATCTGCCTTGGCGCCGCAACCTGTCCGACCTCTTCCAGTGGGCCGTGAGCCGTGCACTGTGCTCGCCACCCGCCTGCAGTGCCTTTCCCCGAGACGCCATCAGCAGCGAGGCCGTGTGCAAGCCACTGTGTGCGCGGCAGCCCTTCAGCCTGGCTCGGGAGGCCTGCAGCTCCTACAGCCACGTGGTGCTCAAGGAGGTGCGCTTCTTCAACCTGCAGGTGCTCTACCCGCTGCTCCGCGACCCCGCGCTCAACTTGCGCATCGTGCACCTGGTACGTGACCCGCGGGCCGTGCTGCGCTCCCGGGAGCAGACAGCCAAGGCTCTGGCGCGTGACAACGGCATCGTGCTGGGCACCAACGGCACGTGGGTGGAGGCCGATCCCGGTCTGCGCGTGGTGCGCGAGGTGTGCCGTAGCCACGTACGCATCGCCGAGGCCGCCACACTCAAGCCGCCACCCTTTCTGCGCGGCCGCTACCGCCTGGTGCGCTTCGAGGACCTGGCGCGGGAGCCGCTGGCAGAAATCCGTGCGCTCTACGCCTTCACTGGGCTGAGTCTCACGCCACAGCTCGAGGCCTGGATCCATAACATCACCCACGGATCTGGACCTGGTGCGCGCCGCGAAGCCTTCAAGACTTCGTCCAGGAATGCGCTCAACGTCTCCCAGGCCTGGCGCCATGCGCTGCCCTTTGCCAAGATCCGCCGCGTGCAGGAACTGTGCGCTGGTGCCCTGCAGCTGCTGGGCTACCGACCTGTATACTCTGAGGACGAGCAGCGCAACCTCGCCCTTGATCTGTTGCTGCCACGAGGCCTAAACGGCTTCACTTGGGCGTCGTCCACCGCCTCGCACCCCCGGCATTAG
- the LOC129015483 gene encoding transmembrane protein 231-like produces the protein MDMLHFKLELPLQSTEHVLGVQLILTFSYQLHRMATLVMQSMAFLQSSFPVPGSPLYVNGDLRLQQKQPMSCGGLDARYNKEGQSKWA, from the exons ATGGACATGTTACATTTCAAGCTGGAGCTGCCCCTGCAGTCCACGGAGCACGTTCTCGGTGTGCAGCTCATCCTGACTTTCTCCTATCAATTACAC AGGATGGCGACCCTCGTGATGCAGAGCATGGCATTTCTCCAGTCCTCCTTTCCTGTCCCGGGATCTCCATTATACGTGAACGGAGACCTGAGGCTGCAGCAGAAGCAGCCGATGAGCTGTGGTGGCCTAGATGCCCGATACAAT AAGGAAGGACAGAGTAAATGGGCTTAA